The following are encoded together in the Mammaliicoccus vitulinus genome:
- the rpsA gene encoding 30S ribosomal protein S1, with protein sequence MTEEFNESMINEVQEGDKVKGSVQAIEDKHVVVHIVGGKFDGIIPISQLSTQHIETANEVVNIGDEIEAFVTKIEQNEESGHYILSKRKLDENLSYEKLQTILDEDETIEAEVTEVVKGGLVVDAGIRGFIPASLISVNYIEDYSDYLGKVLTLKIEELDQTNNRVILSRKKVEQEALSSQKEDLLNNISQGDVLEGKVARIANFGAFIDLGGVDGLVHVSELSHNHVKSPEEVVTVGETVKVKVRAVDREAERISLSIKDTLASPFEQIDTNFTVGDIVPGKVVRLAQFGAFVEIAPGLQGLVHISQISHEHIGNPEEVLEKGQDVQVKILAIDKDEERISLSIKDTIEQETDYDESYLNQRDTDEDNPTLGDIFGDKLKDFKL encoded by the coding sequence ATGACGGAAGAATTCAACGAATCCATGATAAATGAAGTGCAAGAAGGTGACAAAGTAAAGGGTAGTGTACAGGCGATAGAAGATAAACATGTAGTAGTACACATAGTGGGTGGTAAATTTGATGGCATCATTCCAATAAGCCAACTGTCAACTCAACACATCGAAACAGCCAACGAAGTCGTCAATATTGGTGATGAAATCGAAGCGTTCGTAACTAAAATTGAACAAAATGAAGAAAGCGGTCATTATATATTATCTAAACGTAAATTAGATGAGAATTTATCATACGAAAAATTACAAACTATTCTTGATGAAGATGAAACAATTGAAGCTGAAGTAACTGAAGTCGTTAAAGGTGGCTTAGTTGTTGATGCTGGCATTAGAGGTTTCATACCTGCTTCATTAATTTCTGTTAATTATATCGAAGATTACTCTGATTATTTAGGTAAAGTATTAACACTTAAAATAGAAGAGTTAGATCAAACGAATAATAGAGTGATTTTAAGCCGTAAAAAGGTAGAACAAGAAGCTTTAAGTTCACAAAAAGAAGATTTACTTAACAATATATCTCAAGGGGATGTATTAGAAGGTAAAGTTGCTAGAATTGCTAACTTCGGTGCATTTATCGATCTAGGTGGTGTAGATGGCTTAGTACACGTATCTGAGTTGTCACACAATCATGTTAAATCACCTGAAGAAGTTGTTACTGTTGGAGAGACAGTAAAAGTTAAAGTACGCGCAGTAGATAGAGAAGCAGAAAGAATTTCTTTATCTATTAAAGATACTTTAGCAAGTCCGTTCGAACAAATTGATACGAATTTCACAGTTGGCGATATCGTACCAGGTAAAGTTGTTCGTTTAGCACAATTTGGAGCATTTGTAGAAATCGCGCCAGGATTACAAGGTTTGGTACACATTTCACAAATCAGCCATGAGCATATTGGCAATCCAGAAGAAGTGCTAGAAAAAGGACAAGATGTTCAAGTCAAAATATTAGCTATTGATAAAGATGAAGAAAGAATTTCATTATCAATTAAAGATACTATTGAACAAGAAACAGATTATGATGAATCTTATTTAAATCAAAGAGATACTGATGAAGATAATCCTACATTAGGCGATATTTTTGGAGATAAACTAAAAGATTTTAAATTATAA
- the der gene encoding ribosome biogenesis GTPase Der: MTKPIIAIVGKPNVGKSTIFNRIIGERVSIVEDTPGITRDRIYSSGEWLTHDFNLIDTGGIDLGDEPFQQQIRAQAEVAIDEADVIIFMVNGREGVTQADEMVAKILYKSNKPVVLAVNKIDNPEMRSEIYDFYSLGFGEPFPISGSHGLGLGDLLDEAARHFPEDTEPEYDDETIRLSLIGRPNVGKSSLINAILGEERVIVSPIAGTTRDAIDTLYTYDEQEYVLIDTAGMRKKGKVYENTEKYSVLRALKAIERSNVVLVVIDADDGIIEQDKKVAGYAHEAGKAIVIVVNKWDTVEKDSKTMKKFEEKVRDNFQFLDYAPIAFVSALEKSRLKTLFPLITMADENHRKRVQSSTLNEVITDAVAMNPTPTDNGRRLNIFYATQVAIQPPTFVIFVNDAELMHFSYKRFIENRIRDAFGYEGTPIHLISRKRN; encoded by the coding sequence ATGACGAAACCCATTATAGCAATTGTAGGTAAACCAAATGTAGGAAAATCTACAATTTTCAATAGAATTATAGGCGAGAGAGTATCAATTGTCGAAGATACACCTGGTATTACAAGAGACAGAATATATTCAAGTGGTGAATGGTTAACACATGACTTTAACTTAATTGATACTGGTGGAATTGACTTAGGTGATGAACCTTTCCAACAACAAATTAGGGCACAAGCAGAAGTAGCTATTGATGAAGCAGACGTTATTATCTTTATGGTAAATGGCCGTGAAGGTGTGACACAAGCAGATGAAATGGTAGCTAAAATACTATATAAATCAAATAAACCTGTCGTATTAGCAGTTAATAAAATTGATAATCCTGAGATGAGAAGTGAAATTTATGACTTTTATTCATTAGGTTTCGGCGAACCATTTCCAATTTCAGGTTCACACGGATTAGGCTTAGGAGATTTACTAGACGAAGCTGCTAGACACTTTCCTGAAGATACAGAACCTGAATATGATGATGAAACGATTAGATTATCACTTATTGGACGACCAAATGTAGGGAAATCTAGTTTGATAAATGCCATTTTAGGTGAAGAACGTGTTATCGTATCTCCAATTGCAGGTACAACTAGAGACGCAATCGATACTTTATATACTTATGACGAACAAGAGTATGTGTTAATAGATACAGCAGGTATGAGAAAAAAAGGTAAAGTATATGAAAATACCGAAAAATATTCAGTATTAAGAGCACTTAAAGCAATTGAAAGATCTAATGTAGTACTTGTTGTAATCGATGCTGATGACGGTATTATTGAACAAGATAAGAAAGTTGCAGGATATGCGCACGAAGCGGGTAAAGCAATTGTAATAGTAGTCAATAAATGGGACACAGTAGAAAAAGATTCAAAAACAATGAAAAAATTCGAAGAAAAAGTTAGAGATAACTTCCAATTCTTAGATTATGCACCAATTGCTTTTGTATCTGCTTTAGAAAAATCACGTTTGAAAACGTTATTCCCACTTATTACAATGGCAGATGAAAACCATCGTAAACGTGTACAAAGTTCTACTTTAAATGAAGTCATTACAGATGCTGTTGCGATGAATCCAACACCAACTGATAATGGTAGAAGATTGAATATTTTCTATGCAACACAAGTTGCTATTCAACCTCCAACATTTGTAATATTCGTGAATGATGCTGAATTAATGCACTTCTCTTATAAACGTTTCATAGAAAACCGTATAAGAGATGCGTTCGGTTATGAAGGAACACCAATTCATTTAATCTCAAGAAAAAGAAACTAA
- a CDS encoding NAD(P)H-dependent glycerol-3-phosphate dehydrogenase yields the protein MTNITVFGTGSWGTALASVLADNHHDVLMWGKTENTINEINKEHTNSKYLKTISINENIKATTNMKDAVHHASIFIIAVPTKAIREVSEHINEIAYGKKVFIHVSKGIEPGTFKRISEMIDESINSKINGGIAVLSGPSHAEEVAIKHPTTVSVSSESEEVAKLAQDLFMTDYFRVYTNNDLIGIEIGGALKNIIALAAGITDGIGYGDNAKAALMTRGLAEITRLGVKMGADPMTFLGLGGIGDLIVTCTSVHSRNWKCGNMLGKGATLEEALEEMNMVVEGVRTTKAAYNLSKKYDVEMPITSGLYKVLFEDYPVSEGVKDLMERDKKSENI from the coding sequence ATGACAAATATAACTGTGTTTGGTACCGGAAGTTGGGGAACTGCATTAGCTAGTGTTTTAGCAGACAATCATCATGATGTTTTAATGTGGGGAAAAACTGAAAATACAATCAATGAAATTAATAAAGAACATACTAATTCAAAATATTTAAAAACAATTTCTATAAATGAAAATATTAAAGCAACGACAAATATGAAAGATGCTGTGCATCATGCTTCAATATTTATAATCGCTGTACCAACTAAAGCAATTCGCGAAGTTTCTGAACATATTAACGAAATTGCGTATGGTAAAAAAGTTTTCATACATGTATCAAAAGGTATTGAACCTGGAACATTCAAAAGAATCTCCGAAATGATTGATGAATCCATCAATTCTAAAATAAACGGAGGTATTGCCGTATTATCAGGTCCAAGTCATGCTGAAGAAGTTGCAATCAAGCATCCTACAACAGTTTCAGTATCTTCAGAAAGTGAAGAAGTTGCGAAATTAGCACAAGATTTATTTATGACAGATTATTTCCGTGTTTATACGAATAATGATTTAATTGGAATAGAAATTGGTGGCGCACTAAAAAATATTATCGCACTTGCTGCAGGTATAACTGACGGTATAGGATATGGCGATAATGCTAAAGCTGCACTTATGACAAGAGGCTTAGCAGAAATTACGCGTTTAGGCGTTAAAATGGGTGCAGATCCAATGACTTTCCTCGGACTCGGGGGCATAGGCGACCTAATTGTAACGTGTACTTCAGTTCATTCAAGAAACTGGAAATGCGGTAATATGCTAGGTAAAGGTGCAACATTAGAAGAAGCTTTAGAAGAAATGAACATGGTAGTTGAAGGTGTCAGAACAACTAAAGCTGCCTATAACTTATCTAAAAAATATGATGTAGAAATGCCTATTACATCAGGTCTATATAAAGTATTATTCGAAGATTATCCTGTTTCAGAAGGCGTTAAAGACCTTATGGAACGCGACAAAAAGTCAGAGAATATTTAA
- a CDS encoding DUF2768 domain-containing protein, protein MFDISRMDLMWVSFYSIGFMILAIILVYLSRFKFKNRILSGITMLLAVISLILAGIFMIVVLGGSSHA, encoded by the coding sequence ATGTTTGATATATCAAGAATGGATTTAATGTGGGTGTCTTTTTACTCGATAGGCTTTATGATTTTAGCGATTATACTCGTATATTTGTCTAGATTTAAATTTAAAAACAGAATTTTAAGTGGTATTACGATGTTATTAGCGGTTATATCACTTATTCTTGCTGGTATTTTTATGATCGTTGTATTAGGTGGATCTAGCCATGCATAA
- a CDS encoding HU family DNA-binding protein — protein MNKTELINSVSEKANLTKKEAGLAVDAVFESIQKSLSDGEKVQLIGFGNFEVRERAARKGRNPQTGKEIDIPASKVPAFKAGKALKDAVK, from the coding sequence ATGAACAAAACAGAATTAATCAACTCAGTAAGTGAAAAAGCTAATTTAACTAAAAAAGAAGCCGGTCTTGCTGTAGATGCAGTGTTCGAATCAATTCAAAAATCTTTATCTGACGGTGAAAAAGTACAATTAATTGGTTTCGGTAACTTTGAAGTACGCGAAAGAGCTGCTCGTAAAGGACGTAACCCACAAACTGGTAAAGAAATTGATATCCCTGCAAGCAAAGTTCCAGCTTTTAAAGCAGGTAAAGCATTAAAAGATGCAGTTAAATAA
- a CDS encoding demethylmenaquinone methyltransferase, with product MDNKSKSEHVHDVFQNISGKYDTLNNIISFEQHKRWRKYTMKQMNVKPGSKALDVCCGTADWTIQLSHAVGPYGEVVGLDFSENMLEVGKKKTDNMANIHLIHGDAMSLPFEDNEFDYVTIGFGLRNVPDYKHVLNELKRVVKPGGMVVCLETSQPTVPVFKQMYRFYFKNIMPLFGKLFAKSLQEYNWLQESAGNFPGKKELAEMFADVGYERIKIKSFTGGVSAMHLAYKPK from the coding sequence GTGGATAATAAATCTAAATCAGAACACGTACATGACGTTTTCCAAAATATTTCTGGAAAATATGATACATTAAATAATATTATAAGTTTTGAACAGCATAAAAGATGGCGCAAATATACAATGAAACAAATGAATGTGAAACCTGGTTCAAAAGCTTTAGATGTATGTTGTGGAACTGCAGATTGGACGATACAATTAAGTCATGCTGTTGGACCTTACGGTGAAGTGGTAGGCTTAGACTTCAGCGAAAACATGTTAGAAGTAGGCAAGAAAAAAACAGATAATATGGCTAACATTCATTTGATACATGGTGATGCTATGAGTTTACCTTTTGAAGATAATGAATTCGACTATGTAACAATTGGTTTCGGATTAAGAAATGTTCCAGATTATAAACATGTCTTAAACGAACTTAAGAGAGTCGTTAAACCTGGTGGTATGGTTGTATGTTTAGAAACAAGTCAACCAACTGTGCCAGTGTTCAAACAAATGTATCGATTCTATTTCAAAAATATCATGCCATTATTCGGAAAATTATTTGCAAAATCTTTACAAGAATATAATTGGTTACAAGAATCTGCCGGAAACTTTCCTGGCAAAAAAGAATTAGCAGAAATGTTCGCTGATGTTGGTTACGAAAGAATAAAAATCAAAAGTTTTACTGGCGGCGTTTCGGCTATGCATTTAGCTTATAAACCTAAATAA
- a CDS encoding polyprenyl synthetase family protein, translating into MYDKTKIHLNKEVKEIEKQLNNYINSDQNTINEACQYLLTSGGKRIRPLFTLIASQFGERYSKDVITVATTLELIHMASLVHDDVIDKSDKRRGKPTIAKKWDVQTAVITGNYLLSQSLNAVSTIEHPDLHKQLAHGIIEVCRGELFQFEDQFISNQSITNYLRRIKRKTALLISLSTELGAYAARADNETVKKLTKIGYYIGMSYQIVDDILDFTSTEKKLGKPVGSDLKNGHLTLPVLLRMKNSSEFKEHINKLHADSPAETFDLLVEEIITSEELQKSKEVSNNYLHKAEDLIDTLNNESGKKMLLEIIMKIRDRNH; encoded by the coding sequence ATGTATGATAAAACAAAAATCCATTTAAACAAAGAAGTAAAAGAAATAGAAAAACAACTTAATAACTATATTAATAGTGATCAAAATACAATAAATGAAGCTTGCCAATATTTATTAACGTCTGGTGGTAAACGTATACGTCCATTGTTTACATTAATCGCCAGTCAATTTGGCGAGCGATATTCAAAAGATGTAATCACAGTAGCTACAACTTTAGAGCTTATACATATGGCTAGTTTAGTTCACGATGACGTAATTGATAAAAGTGACAAGCGAAGAGGGAAACCTACTATTGCAAAGAAGTGGGATGTACAAACAGCAGTCATAACAGGTAATTATTTGTTATCTCAATCATTAAATGCTGTAAGCACCATTGAACATCCTGACCTACACAAGCAATTGGCCCACGGTATCATAGAAGTTTGTAGAGGAGAACTCTTCCAATTTGAAGATCAATTTATTTCAAATCAATCTATTACGAACTATTTACGTCGAATTAAACGTAAAACAGCTTTACTTATTTCATTATCTACAGAATTAGGTGCATATGCTGCACGAGCAGATAATGAAACAGTTAAAAAGCTAACTAAAATTGGCTATTACATAGGCATGAGTTATCAAATTGTGGATGATATATTAGACTTTACGAGTACTGAAAAGAAATTAGGTAAGCCAGTTGGTTCGGATTTAAAAAATGGCCATCTTACTTTACCAGTATTGTTAAGAATGAAAAACTCATCTGAATTTAAAGAACATATCAATAAATTACATGCGGATAGCCCAGCAGAAACATTCGATTTATTAGTAGAAGAAATCATTACATCTGAAGAATTGCAAAAATCAAAAGAAGTAAGTAATAATTATTTACATAAAGCTGAAGATTTAATTGATACGCTAAATAATGAATCAGGCAAAAAGATGCTTTTAGAAATAATTATGAAAATAAGAGATAGAAACCATTAG
- the ndk gene encoding nucleoside-diphosphate kinase, which produces MERTFLMIKPDAVQRNLIGEVVSRLERKGLKLVAAKLFQANEELAKEHYAEHVEKPFYNKLVSFITSGPVFAMVVEGKNVVEVTRTIVGETNPTKAAPGTIRGDYGIDLGRNIIHGSDSNESAAREISLWFDESELNDYILNDEKWVYE; this is translated from the coding sequence ATGGAAAGAACATTTTTAATGATTAAACCTGATGCAGTTCAAAGAAACCTAATTGGTGAAGTTGTTTCACGATTAGAAAGAAAGGGATTAAAATTAGTTGCAGCAAAATTGTTTCAAGCTAATGAAGAATTAGCGAAAGAACATTATGCTGAACATGTTGAAAAGCCTTTTTATAACAAATTAGTGAGCTTTATTACATCAGGCCCAGTATTTGCAATGGTAGTTGAAGGTAAGAATGTAGTGGAAGTTACGAGAACAATTGTTGGAGAAACAAACCCTACTAAAGCAGCTCCAGGTACTATAAGAGGGGATTATGGTATTGATTTAGGAAGAAACATTATTCACGGATCTGATTCTAATGAATCTGCTGCACGTGAAATAAGTTTATGGTTTGATGAATCGGAACTTAATGATTATATATTAAATGATGAAAAATGGGTATATGAATAA
- the aroC gene encoding chorismate synthase has translation MRYLTSGESHGPQLTVIIEGVPANLKIDVNEINEEMFKRQGGYGRGRRMQIEKDAVEIVSGVRHGYTLGSPITLIVKNDDFKHWRKIMGADPLTEEEIENMKRVITKPRPGHADLVGGMKYNHRDLRNVLERSSARETAARVAVGAVSKILLKALDIDIYSRVIEIGGIKDDFEYSLEEVKENIDHNDVRCINDDVAEKMRNRIDEAKNDGDSIGGIVEVVVENMPAGIGSYVHYDRKLDGRLAQAVVSINAFKGVSFGEGFKAAEKPGSEIQDEIAYDSEKGYHRLSNHLGGLEGGMSNGMPIVINGVMKPIPTLYKPLNSVDIDSKESFKATIERSDSCAVPAASVVCEHVIAFEVAKAITEEYQSNHIDQLQDAIKNHRNWNLNF, from the coding sequence ATGCGTTACTTAACATCTGGTGAATCACATGGACCACAACTGACTGTCATTATTGAAGGTGTTCCAGCTAATTTGAAAATTGACGTCAATGAAATCAATGAAGAAATGTTTAAACGTCAAGGCGGTTACGGACGTGGTCGTCGTATGCAAATTGAAAAAGATGCTGTAGAAATCGTTTCAGGTGTGAGACATGGTTATACTTTAGGTAGCCCTATTACACTCATCGTAAAAAATGATGATTTTAAACATTGGAGAAAAATCATGGGTGCAGATCCATTAACTGAAGAAGAAATAGAAAATATGAAAAGAGTTATTACGAAACCGAGACCAGGACATGCAGATCTTGTTGGTGGGATGAAATATAACCATAGAGATTTAAGAAATGTCCTTGAGCGTTCTTCTGCTCGTGAAACAGCAGCAAGAGTAGCTGTAGGTGCTGTTTCTAAAATTTTATTAAAAGCTTTAGATATAGATATTTATTCTAGAGTTATCGAAATAGGTGGCATAAAAGACGATTTTGAATACTCTCTTGAAGAAGTGAAAGAAAATATTGATCACAATGATGTACGTTGTATTAATGATGACGTAGCAGAAAAAATGAGAAATCGAATAGATGAAGCGAAAAATGATGGTGATTCTATCGGCGGTATCGTTGAAGTTGTTGTAGAAAACATGCCTGCAGGTATTGGAAGTTATGTACATTATGACCGTAAATTAGATGGTCGTTTAGCTCAAGCGGTCGTTAGTATTAACGCTTTTAAAGGTGTTAGTTTCGGTGAAGGATTTAAAGCTGCTGAAAAACCAGGTAGCGAAATCCAAGATGAAATTGCATATGACAGTGAAAAAGGTTATCACCGTTTATCAAACCATTTAGGTGGGCTTGAAGGTGGTATGTCAAATGGTATGCCAATCGTTATTAACGGTGTTATGAAACCTATACCAACATTATATAAACCATTAAATTCTGTCGATATAGATTCTAAAGAGAGCTTTAAAGCTACAATCGAAAGATCAGATAGTTGTGCAGTCCCTGCTGCAAGTGTAGTGTGTGAACACGTCATTGCATTTGAAGTTGCTAAAGCAATTACAGAAGAGTATCAATCTAACCATATTGACCAATTACAAGATGCGATTAAAAACCATCGTAATTGGAACTTGAATTTCTAG
- the aroB gene encoding 3-dehydroquinate synthase, translating into MIFKTTYNDNNYPIILKQNALTDIKHYLKENEQNIVLIDQDVYRFHKEYLKEQLEDDDIKFLTIMSGEVCKQMSYFESISEKLLSMNITRQSQLIAIGGGATGDFVGFLAATLLRGIDFIQVPTTLLAHDSAIGGKVGINASVGKNLIGAFHRPRAVIYDTKFLETLPHTEIRSGYGEIYKHAILNSEADTTRLMEVYPSIKELSQLENIETFLKMGIETKLKIVIEDEFEGGVRKHLNLGHTFGHGIEYLTKIAHGEAVMIGILFQKVINKNRNLYDTLDTIDALINYLKELGYPLNILNDADIELIFEYMKKDKKNIGQSIQMVLQKGEASFTIESVSKDEVLDAFNELKALINE; encoded by the coding sequence ATGATTTTTAAAACAACTTATAATGACAACAACTACCCGATTATATTGAAGCAAAATGCATTGACAGATATAAAACATTATTTGAAAGAAAATGAACAAAATATCGTTTTAATTGATCAAGATGTTTATCGATTTCATAAAGAATATTTAAAAGAACAGCTTGAAGATGATGATATTAAATTTTTAACAATTATGAGTGGTGAAGTATGTAAGCAAATGTCTTACTTTGAATCAATCAGTGAAAAATTGTTATCTATGAATATCACTAGACAGTCACAATTAATTGCGATCGGTGGAGGCGCTACTGGAGACTTTGTTGGATTCCTTGCCGCGACGTTACTACGAGGTATTGATTTCATTCAAGTACCTACAACATTGCTTGCACACGATTCTGCAATAGGTGGCAAAGTTGGCATTAATGCTTCAGTTGGTAAAAATTTAATAGGTGCTTTTCATAGACCACGTGCAGTTATATATGACACGAAATTTTTAGAAACGTTACCACATACAGAAATTAGAAGTGGTTACGGTGAAATATATAAGCATGCAATTTTAAATAGTGAAGCTGATACAACACGTCTAATGGAAGTGTATCCGTCGATTAAAGAGTTGTCTCAATTAGAAAATATTGAAACGTTTTTAAAAATGGGTATTGAAACAAAATTAAAAATTGTCATTGAAGATGAGTTCGAAGGTGGCGTGCGTAAGCATTTAAATTTAGGACATACATTTGGGCATGGTATAGAATACTTAACTAAAATTGCACATGGTGAAGCTGTTATGATTGGTATTCTATTCCAAAAAGTTATCAATAAAAACAGAAATTTATATGACACGTTAGATACAATTGATGCATTAATCAATTATTTAAAAGAGCTTGGATATCCACTCAATATATTGAATGATGCTGATATTGAGCTTATTTTTGAGTATATGAAAAAAGATAAAAAAAATATTGGACAATCGATTCAAATGGTTTTACAAAAAGGCGAAGCTTCGTTTACAATTGAATCCGTTTCTAAAGATGAAGTATTAGACGCTTTTAACGAACTTAAAGCTCTAATTAATGAATAG
- a CDS encoding tetratricopeptide repeat protein, with product MEDVYKVIDDIHMKNIDQLDEKVNRVLQSDDHDALFMLGETLYKYGIVDQGVKIFEELYFLYPDENELLIYYIEGLIDQNDLERAHEVLYNSPHSTEKLMLEADLYQQQGLFEVGIEKLIEAKEMQPDDIITTFALAEMYYYDGQYLKAMSNYETITQTGEDIINGISIYARMADASLQSGAYEEAINYYENVSEMDMTAEDYFKQAISYQKNDLTLEAIKQLEKLLEKDPDFMQAYHYLLQIFESEKNYEKAIEIGKEGLRLNAYYKELMTDTARLMLTTNDEHGAILLQDALTVDPSYTEAAIILADYYREKDNTTGLINLLTYVDHEDIDPIVAWHVGYAFGVEERDKEAQHFYELAYPDLLQNIDFLNDYYHYLIEIGNIETAKNILESVRKQDPENPYWDQEYERLL from the coding sequence ATGGAAGATGTATATAAAGTAATTGACGATATTCACATGAAAAATATCGACCAATTAGATGAAAAAGTGAATAGAGTTTTACAATCAGATGATCATGATGCGTTATTTATGTTAGGAGAGACATTATATAAATACGGTATTGTCGATCAAGGTGTAAAAATATTTGAAGAATTATATTTTCTTTATCCAGATGAAAATGAATTGCTCATTTATTATATAGAAGGGCTAATCGATCAAAATGATTTAGAAAGAGCACACGAAGTGCTTTATAACAGTCCTCATTCAACAGAAAAATTAATGCTAGAAGCTGATTTATATCAGCAACAAGGTTTATTTGAAGTTGGTATTGAAAAACTTATCGAAGCTAAAGAAATGCAACCAGATGATATCATCACCACTTTTGCTTTAGCTGAAATGTATTATTATGATGGTCAATATTTAAAAGCAATGTCAAACTATGAAACAATCACACAAACAGGTGAAGACATTATAAATGGTATTTCGATTTATGCGCGCATGGCTGATGCAAGTTTACAAAGTGGTGCATATGAAGAAGCGATTAATTATTATGAAAATGTTTCGGAAATGGACATGACTGCGGAAGATTACTTCAAACAAGCGATCAGTTATCAAAAAAATGACTTAACACTTGAAGCAATTAAACAACTTGAAAAATTATTAGAAAAAGATCCTGACTTTATGCAAGCTTATCATTATTTACTTCAAATATTTGAATCTGAAAAAAATTATGAAAAAGCGATTGAAATAGGTAAAGAAGGACTTCGACTAAATGCATATTACAAAGAGTTAATGACGGATACGGCGAGATTAATGTTAACAACTAATGATGAACACGGTGCGATTCTTTTACAAGATGCACTTACAGTAGATCCATCATATACAGAAGCTGCCATCATACTTGCTGACTATTATCGTGAAAAAGATAATACAACCGGTTTAATTAACTTGCTTACTTATGTAGATCATGAAGATATTGATCCAATTGTAGCATGGCATGTTGGTTATGCATTTGGCGTAGAAGAAAGAGATAAAGAAGCACAACATTTCTACGAATTAGCGTACCCAGATTTATTGCAAAACATCGACTTCTTAAATGACTATTACCATTATTTAATAGAAATCGGTAATATTGAAACAGCTAAAAATATATTAGAGTCTGTTCGCAAGCAGGATCCTGAGAATCCATATTGGGATCAAGAATACGAAAGACTATTATAA
- a CDS encoding YpiB family protein — protein sequence MNHTWLNYEKQRFIEYILYQYDFKIAESVWILNLLKSSPKYLSNISFVRETTHDRILSISTDRSKQLPLLYCKEQFCIENGRQIFHDIRLDETHLNVLLYLNNNDDRLNRLLLLQMLVAYYGEEKDLRPLNNNQNSLHHWGQLIRNEIDKSLDYNDQDTFLEMSKILQFINELEERQ from the coding sequence ATGAATCATACATGGCTTAATTATGAAAAACAGCGGTTCATTGAATATATATTGTACCAATATGATTTTAAAATTGCTGAAAGTGTATGGATATTAAATTTACTTAAAAGTAGTCCGAAATATTTATCAAATATTTCATTCGTTAGAGAAACGACTCATGATCGAATTTTATCGATAAGCACAGATCGATCTAAACAATTACCCTTATTATATTGTAAAGAACAATTTTGTATAGAAAATGGACGACAAATATTTCATGATATAAGACTAGATGAGACACACTTAAATGTATTGCTCTATTTAAACAACAATGATGACCGTTTGAATAGATTATTGCTCTTACAAATGCTCGTCGCATATTATGGAGAAGAAAAAGACCTTCGTCCATTAAACAACAATCAAAATAGTCTTCATCATTGGGGGCAATTAATTAGAAATGAAATTGATAAATCATTAGATTATAACGATCAAGATACTTTTTTAGAAATGTCTAAAATATTACAATTCATTAATGAGTTGGAGGAACGTCAGTAA
- a CDS encoding DUF2487 family protein, translating into MLFNHVDLKELKNNLEYIDTAIIPVSNIDMNHQLLASCDKNETVQLVGMLAEKQFKGRLLLTPSFFTSGNQYEHVISFIQSLKEYGLNNIIVLSSEKIDLDTDIQLYSVNTIPMGDLDDDMKRTLIEDEVKQFMKFIIKSWNKSS; encoded by the coding sequence ATGTTATTTAATCATGTTGACTTAAAAGAATTAAAAAACAACTTAGAATATATAGATACAGCGATTATACCTGTTTCCAATATCGATATGAATCATCAATTATTGGCTTCATGTGACAAAAATGAAACAGTACAACTCGTAGGCATGTTAGCTGAAAAACAATTTAAAGGTAGGTTATTGTTAACCCCTTCATTTTTTACGAGCGGAAATCAATACGAGCATGTAATATCATTCATCCAAAGCTTAAAAGAATATGGACTAAACAACATTATCGTTTTAAGCAGTGAGAAAATCGATCTAGATACAGATATTCAACTTTATTCAGTGAATACAATCCCTATGGGTGATCTAGACGATGATATGAAACGCACACTCATAGAAGATGAAGTTAAACAATTCATGAAGTTCATCATCAAAAGTTGGAACAAATCATCATAA